A window of Pseudochaenichthys georgianus chromosome 19, fPseGeo1.2, whole genome shotgun sequence genomic DNA:
AAACTGTCCTCCATCCGGGAAGGAAAGGAAGAGGAGAGCTCACTGGAAACAGTCTTTGAAGACAGGCACAAGTCACCCTTCAACCATGACAAACTAACCAAGTGGCTGGatcacaaagagagagaaaTCAACATCATCAAGTCCTGTGTCGCCACCATGGAGCCAGTAACGATCGAGCGAGTAAAGATCGTCCAGAACCAGAACGAGCTGGACAGAGAGGTCCTTGCTTCAGGTGTAGAGGATGTTCTGTGCTTTGTTTTCACCTCCATGCTAAAGGGTGATATCTACCTTGATGAGATGGCTGACTTCTTGAAATCAAACAAGTTAGGAAGTACCGATGAAGAGGAGTGGTACTACTCCGATGAAGTTCTGAACACAATGAGAGAAAAAGCCACATTTCTCCAGGGTGCTTCCAAAGGGCTGAAGAACAACAGCCAATTCCGTTTCCTCATAACGGCCAAAACCAATCCCAAATACAAAGGAGCAAGCATCTACCACTACAGGAAAGGCCGGCTGGTCACTGAAGACTTTCAACGTCCAAAGCCGCCTTCTGTGAAGACCATCAAAGACAAGAGAGATCTGATCTGGTGTAAGTCAGGCTTTTTTAAGTCAAAGATACGAGTTCTCCAGCAGTTTGACCATCAAAGTTACTGATGAGATACTTTGTTATGTTTTCTCCATCAGATGCCTGTGATCTCCACCTGGACCCAGACACTGCCAACAGCCATCTCACTCTGTCTCACGGAAACAAAAAGGCAACATGTAGAGCATGGCAGGATTATGCTTCTAACTCAGAGAGGTATAGCTCATTCCCACAGGTGCTGTGCAAAGAGGAGTTATCTGGGTGCCATTACTGGGAGGTCGAGTGGAGCACCAGTGGCAATCAGTCTGTGTATGCTGCTGTGGCATACAAGGGAGCTGACAGACAAGGCAGCAAGTTCGGGTATGATTCACAATCCTGGTGTTTTGGCAAAGCTTCGTGGGCCTTCGGCAACTATCTTAAGGCATACCATGCCAATGAGAACGTGTGGTACTCAATCCCTCGTGGCGTCAGTAGAATCGGGGTGTATCTGGACTGGCCTGCTGGCACTTTGTCCTTCTTCAAagtcacacacaccaacacactgacTCACCTGTACACCTTTCGCACCACATTCACTGAGCCTCTTGTCCCAGGCTTCTGGGCTTATTATGATTCCAACTATGCCTACCTGTGTCCAGTTGAATTGTAAATGAACTGGATTCATACAGCGCTCttccagtctttacgacccATCAAAGCACTTTTACATTGGCagccattcacacacattcatagaGGCAGAGGCTGCCACACACCTGCTCAGTAGCCTAACGTtcacacacatctacacacaGTCGGCCATTCTTGGTCTGCCtaaagtttaaatgaaaaccTATAACATCCCATCTTAACTTTAACCTGCTACTCAAAAATGCATTCAAACCCAGAGGGACGTGGGACATtttttattattgctttcaacaatTGAGCTTGTATGATGAAGTACTCTGGGGAGTGGTCTTCACTGTACTCTGGGTAGAGTTCCCATTCATTAACATTGTGTGC
This region includes:
- the LOC117464666 gene encoding neoverrucotoxin subunit beta-like — translated: MASEQKKMPALGRPFTLGMLYDARSDKLIPGFKLWNAETPKTTPQYSSCFEMSASDSIESKTTLMDIDASLELSFLSGLIAVGGSAEYLNDEKKFKNQSRVTFQYKATTNFKQLLLDNLTLDTKQMEVIEKGLATHVVTGILYGANAFFVFDSEKLEASQVQKIEGSMQAVIKKIPSLSIKGNVGIELTDDEKALTEKCSCEFYGDFILKSNPATFKDAVQTYVELPQLLGTKGENSVPVMVWLMPLKSFVPNAPELKDISIELVRKAQEALEDLKETQMRCNDSLEDKVVESFPVLHEELSTFLKLCGYYKTNIQKAMAEKLSSIREGKEEESSLETVFEDRHKSPFNHDKLTKWLDHKEREINIIKSCVATMEPVTIERVKIVQNQNELDREVLASGVEDVLCFVFTSMLKGDIYLDEMADFLKSNKLGSTDEEEWYYSDEVLNTMREKATFLQGASKGLKNNSQFRFLITAKTNPKYKGASIYHYRKGRLVTEDFQRPKPPSVKTIKDKRDLIWYACDLHLDPDTANSHLTLSHGNKKATCRAWQDYASNSERYSSFPQVLCKEELSGCHYWEVEWSTSGNQSVYAAVAYKGADRQGSKFGYDSQSWCFGKASWAFGNYLKAYHANENVWYSIPRGVSRIGVYLDWPAGTLSFFKVTHTNTLTHLYTFRTTFTEPLVPGFWAYYDSNYAYLCPVEL